From Nitratidesulfovibrio vulgaris str. Hildenborough, a single genomic window includes:
- a CDS encoding twin-arginine translocase TatA/TatE family subunit, whose amino-acid sequence MIGQLFQPAHLLVILVIALFVFGPKNLPGLGKTIGKSLNEFKRSLNEEDEVDISAQPGKKPSDGSPKH is encoded by the coding sequence ATGATAGGTCAACTCTTCCAGCCCGCACATCTGCTGGTCATCCTCGTCATTGCGCTTTTCGTCTTCGGTCCCAAGAATCTGCCGGGACTGGGCAAAACCATCGGCAAATCCCTCAACGAGTTCAAACGCAGCCTCAATGAAGAAGACGAGGTCGACATCTCCGCACAGCCGGGAAAGAAGCCCTCGGACGGAAGCCCGAAGCACTGA